One Thermoanaerobaculum aquaticum genomic window, CGCTGTGCTTTGACGCCGAAGGGCACCTTTTTGTGGTGGACCAAATCAACGCCCGGGTGCAGGTTTTCGACAGTGACGGGACCTTTCTGCAGGTAATTGGCGGACTGGGCGTGGGATTTGGCAACTTCGTGCGGCCCAAGGACGTGGCCGTTGACAACCAAGGCCGCCTGTACGTCAGCGACGCCGCGTTTAACAACGTGCAGATCTTCGACCGCGAGCTGCGCCTGCTCACCTTTGTGGGGGAAACCGGCGAGCAACCGGGGCAGTTCCGCATTGCTTCGGGTATTGCCGTCCGCCCGGGGGAGTTTGCGGTGGTGGACCAGTTGGGCCGCAGGGTTCAGCTCTTCCGCTACCTACCCACTACTGGGGAATGAAACCCACAGGGTGGGGATTTTTCCCCAGCTTCTTTTTATCCATCCCCACCGCGCCTTGTTAACAGCTTGATTACGAGAAGATTACACAAAGCGGTGAAATCTGTATCGCTTGGCATTTGCTTTGCATCAAATGCGACAGGGGGCTTTCCCAGAAGGGAAAGCCCAGGAAAGGAGGATGTATGAAGAAAGTTTTGGTTGTCTTTGCTTCTCTTATCTTGGCGGTGGGTCTCGCCAGCGCCGCTTCCATCGTGGGCTCCAAGCACGACCTGCGGGCCTCCGGGGGCGGCACCCCCACCGGCCAAGGGTTAACGGAGGTTTGCGTGGTGTGCCACACCCCCCACCAGGCGAGCGCTGCCAACGGCCAGTATCCACTGTGGAACCACCAGGGTACAGCTACTGCCAGCTTTGGGGTCTACAGCAGCCCCACCATGAACGCCACCCCGGCGGAAATTGGCGGGGCAGCCATGGGTTCGCAGTCGGTTTCGCTCCTGTGCATGAGCTGCCACGATGGAACGGTGTCGGTGTTGGCCATGTACAACAATCCACCCAGCGGTGCGCCTACAGTCAATCCCATTAGCGGACGAATTGATGCCTCCGGTCGCATCATCAGCACCGCCAACATTGGCACGAACCTGACCGATGACCATCCGGTGAACTTCACGTACAACACGGCCTTGGCCAATGCCGACGGCGGCTTGGTGGACCCAGCAACCAGCCCCACCATTCAGGGCTGGCTGGTGGCCGGGACCGTGCAGTGCGCCTCCTGCCATGACGTGCACGATCCCCAGTACACGCCGTTCCTGCGCGCTGACAACACCGGCTCGGCGCTGTGCCTCACCTGCCACATCAAGTAGTTTTTCGAAGGCGTAGCATGTCCACCGGGCGGCGGGTTTTCCCGCCGCTCGGTGTGCTGGGGGGACCATGAAACATCTGGCACTGCTCACGCTTCTGGGAACAGTAGCAACGCTGGGCGCGCAAACACCGGTGGCCCGGGTGGGGGATGTGACCATTTCCCGGGAGATTTTGGACGAAAACGTGGCCCGGGTGCTTCAGGGCCAGTACCAACACACCCGGGTGAGCGAGGAGAAACTGCAGGAGCTGCGGGTGAAAGAGCTTTCTGTCCTCATCCGCCGGCAGCTTCTGGTGGCGGGAGCCAAAGACCGGGGTCTCGCCTTGCCGCTTGCCGAAGCTCGGCTGCAGGTGGCGGCCATGGAAAAGCAGCTGGGCCCGGAGGAGTATCAAAAATCCTTAAAAGCCCGGGGCTGGACCAGAAAAGACCACGAGCGGATCCTGGCGGAAACCCTCCTCGCCGAAAAAGCCTATCAGCGCTTCATCCTTAACCCGTCGGCTGTCAGTGAGGAGGAAATCGCGGCCTTTTTCAAAGCTAACCCAGAGCGTTTCCAGTGGCCCGAAGCGTTGCGCGTCCAGCATATTCTCCTCAAGGTTTCCGCTACCGCCGACGCCAAGACCTGGGAAAAACGCGAGCAAGAAGCAAAGGACCTCGTTGCCCGCCTGCAACGGGGGGAAGATTTCGCCACCTTGGCTTCCCAGCTTTCCGATGACCCTTACCGGGTCAAGGGCGGGGATTTGGGCTGGGTGCACCGCGGGCGCCTGGTGGAACCGCTGGAAACCGCAGTGTGGACCGCCCGGGTGGGACAGCTTCTAGGACCTGTGCGCTCCTCCGAAGGGTTTCACGTGGTCAGGGTGCTGGAGCGGCGGCTTGCCCGGCCCATGACGCTTGATGAAGCGCGGCCCCTCATTCAGCGGGAGCTTGGGGAAAAGAAGAGGCTTGAAGCGGAAAAGCGCTTCTTTGCCGAAGTGAAGAGCCGTCACGCCGTGGTGATCCTGGATTCCAGCTTGGCCCATGCGGCACCTTAAGCTTTTCCTAATTTGCTTCTTGTTCGCTGCTCCGGCTTTGGCCCAGCAGTTCGGCCAGTGGAGCTGGCAGGCCAACGTGCGCGCCGGGGGTCGGAGCTACGAGAACACCTCCCAGGGCCAGGTCCTTTCCCAGTACCAGGAGCAGGTCCTGGGTTTGGCCTTCAACCTTAACGGTTTTTTGGTCCACCCAGCCATTGCCCGCTTCAACCTGGGGCTAGACCTGGTCTTTTCCCGCTACCCCAAGGGCATGGCGGTGGACAACAACCGCACGGGCTTTTCCCTGCGCTTGGGTTTGCTTCCGGAAAGCGCCTATCCCCTCGAGCTGTTTGCCTCCCGCTCGCGGTTTGACTACCAGGGTTTGGCGGATTTGCCCGCCTTTACCTTTGCCGGCACACCCGAGCAAACCACCAGCTGGGGCGGGCGCTTGCGCTTTCGCCACGGACTCCTGGCCGGTGCCCTCTTGGGCTTTGACGCATCCACCATCCGCTTTTTGGAAGGAAGCAAGACCCAAGACGAAAAGCGGGCGTTTTTCGATTGGAGCGGCAGCGGCCAACGCCTGCAGCACCATCTGCGCTTGGACCACCAGGACCGCAGCTACGGTGTGCTGGGTTTGAGGTACCGGGACGTTACGGCTACCTGGGATTCCCACGGGAACTTTACGCCCACCACCCGCTGGGACCTTTCCCTTTCCGGTCTGCAACGGGAGTTTGGCCGCGGTGGAAGCTCGTACGTTCAAAGCTCGCTTCGCCAAAACCTCACCCATCAAA contains:
- a CDS encoding peptidylprolyl isomerase; this translates as MKHLALLTLLGTVATLGAQTPVARVGDVTISREILDENVARVLQGQYQHTRVSEEKLQELRVKELSVLIRRQLLVAGAKDRGLALPLAEARLQVAAMEKQLGPEEYQKSLKARGWTRKDHERILAETLLAEKAYQRFILNPSAVSEEEIAAFFKANPERFQWPEALRVQHILLKVSATADAKTWEKREQEAKDLVARLQRGEDFATLASQLSDDPYRVKGGDLGWVHRGRLVEPLETAVWTARVGQLLGPVRSSEGFHVVRVLERRLARPMTLDEARPLIQRELGEKKRLEAEKRFFAEVKSRHAVVILDSSLAHAAP
- a CDS encoding cytochrome c3 family protein; this translates as MKKVLVVFASLILAVGLASAASIVGSKHDLRASGGGTPTGQGLTEVCVVCHTPHQASAANGQYPLWNHQGTATASFGVYSSPTMNATPAEIGGAAMGSQSVSLLCMSCHDGTVSVLAMYNNPPSGAPTVNPISGRIDASGRIISTANIGTNLTDDHPVNFTYNTALANADGGLVDPATSPTIQGWLVAGTVQCASCHDVHDPQYTPFLRADNTGSALCLTCHIK